Proteins from a genomic interval of Capsicum annuum cultivar UCD-10X-F1 chromosome 4, UCD10Xv1.1, whole genome shotgun sequence:
- the LOC107866850 gene encoding glycosyltransferase BC10, whose product MKHETHQNQIISAKLFNSQRYIHSFIVYFLFFGSGLVIGISLSFYLKDVPMTLKKKLFDVEPSPPLIVTPKSHPPPSPPLNLAMHQQQRAVHNNNDRRGVDTNKRKRGASGRIGLTDYIKPPEAMHDMKDEELIWRASMVPKVRKFPYNRTPKVAFMFLARGSLPLAPLWERFFKGHEGRYSIYIHSQPSFRGDAPEEGPIFHGRRVPSKRVDWGEFSMVDAERRLLANALLDMSNERFVLLSEACIPLYNFTTIYTYIMNSTKTFVESYDEWGPVGRGRYNSQMTPWVTIEQWRKGSQWFELDREIAVDVITDQKYFNLFKEFCRPACYSDEHYLPTFVTMRYWWKNGNRTLTWVDWTKGGPHPTKFARTEVTKELLHRMRSGIQCEYNGEPTSMCYLFARKFLPSTLDRLLKFAPKLMMFG is encoded by the exons ATGAAGCATGAAACACATCAAAATCAGATTATCTCAGCAAAACTATTCAATTCTCAAAGGTATATCCATAGCTTTATTGTCTATTTCCTTTTCTTTGGCTCTGGACTGGTTATAGGAATATCCTTAAGCTTCTATCTCAAAGATGTTCCAATgacattaaagaaaaaattatttgacgTCGAACCATCTCCCCCTCTTATAGTAACACCAAAATCACATCCTCCGCCATCTCCTCCATTAAATTTGGCTATGCATCAGCAGCAACGCGCAGTGCATAATAATAATGATCGTCGCGGCGTCGACACCAATAAGAGGAAAAGGGGTGCTTCTGGTAGAATAGGACTAACAGATTATATTAAGCCTCCAGAAGCCATGCATGACATGAAGGATGAAGAGTTAATATGGAGAGCTTCAATGGTTCCCAAAGTTAGGAAATTCCCATACAATCGTAccccaaaggttgcatttatgtTTCTTGCCAGAGGAAGTTTGCCATTGGCTCCTCTTTGGGAACGATTCTTTAAAGGACATGAAGGGCGTTACTCAATTTACATTCATTCCCAACCATCTTTCAGAGGGGATGCACCTGAAGAAGGACCAATTTTTCATGGCCGAAGAGTACCAAGTAAG AGAGTAGATTGGGGAGAATTCAGCATGGTTGACGCAGAACGGAGGCTACTAGCCAATGCGTTACTTGACATGTCAAATGAGCGTTTTGTGCTTCTTTCAGAGGCTTGTATCCCCTTATATAATTTCACAACAATCTACACCTACATCATGAACTCCACAAAAACCTTTGTGGAATCCTATGATGAATGGGGCCCCGTTGGACGGGGCCGCTACAATAGCCAAATGACACCATGGGTGACAATTGAGCAATGGAGAAAAGGGTCCCAGTGGTTTGAGCTCGATCGGGAGATCGCCGTCGACGTGATCACCGACCAGAAGTATTTCAATTTGTTCAAAGAATTTTGCAGGCCAGCATGCTACTCCGATGAGCATTACTTACCAACTTTTGTCACCATGAGGTATTGGTGGAAAAATGGTAACAGGACGTTGACTTGGGTTGACTGGACAAAAGGTGGACCCCATCCTACAAAGTTTGCTAGGACTGAGGTGACTAAAGAGTTGTTACACCGGATGAGAAGTGGAATTCAGTGTGAATATAATGGTGAGCCAACAAGTATGTGCTACCTTTTTGCAAGAAAGTTCTTGCCTAGCACATTGGATAGGCTTTTGAAATTTGCTCCTAAGCTCATGATGTTCGGTTGA